The DNA sequence GTGTCGGCCTAATATTATAGGCCAAAACCATAGATGCCCTTTGCGACTGCAATCCCCCCAACCCGGTCCGTGATCTCTATATCCTCCAGGTCAACAATGGAAACCTCATCCCCCATGCAGCCTCTGTTTGAGGACTGGtacagtgtatttgtgtgtggatcGGAGTACACAAGCTGCGAgagaaaagtttaaaaataaaaagggaaactCACAAACCGCAAATGCAGATTCAACACTGCACAagccaattttacatttgagaatATCTTATCGCAAAAAATACACATGTAAATTGAAAACttatttctgtcaggaccactgtcatcaaagtagatatttattgacaataaatggtaaatggtaaatggactgcatttatatagcgcttttatccaaagcgctttacaattgatgcctctcattcgccagagcagttaggggttaggtgtcttgctcaaggacacttcgacatgcccagggtggggtttgaaccggcaaccctccgactgccagacaatcggtcttacctcctgagctatgtcgccccataaataaagacaatacagttatgtttggcggtatggctctgttctggagctctcccgccaaccacgcagcccgccttggataaggccgggaggccagcagccaaacccccctagaggggtacacacagaacagatccagcagcaaagcaagctcttaacacatagggatggagcaatgcaatttcttaacacatagggatggagcaatacaaaatcttaacacataggaatggagaaatgcaaattcttgacacatagggatggagctggggtggtggaggggatttacaaagcagcgtgcagcagcttgcatgcaggaggagcagccgaatgagtagagggaggctgtttaaatagaccgccctgttaagtggatgtactgtgataggcgaacatcactcagctgagccatcagttgattcagccggagcgcttgactctcgtggcctaccagaactacgcgatgctccatttttggTTTCATATTCAAAGCATGAGGTGtttgtgtaaaagaaaaaatgcgTATTAACAAATACTGAAGCATTTGTACAGATCAGtgcacatccatccattatctaggTGATACCCCATTTTGTAGTTCTGATCTCATGGTTtcagaacaaatgaaaaacaaaaaatattttttaaaagttcattgATCCCCCCTTTAACCATGTTCAGTCACAAATACCCTTATTGTCGGGTTTTGTGTATTATACCTGATAGTGTACAGCAGTGTTAATTTTAGATGTTTCAGTATTGCATAGCTTAATATTTGTTAGTTATTAATTTCAGTGGAGTTGTCATTCACAGCCATCAATACAAGCCTTCTGTTGCTCACTCTCAATATAGCTCTCAATTATATACGTAGCATTTGTGTATATCCGtcaatgtatatttaaatttacatatgatttaaagttttaaatctagaaaagtattattattattattattattattattagactgTTCTATTTTTCATAAAGCTTTGCACACTGCACAATTTGCAATCATAAGTATAGCTTTCATTTCACAGACTGCTGGCCTGGGCCACCTAGTCTCACAAAGTCAAACTTAAAGTCTCACAAGCTAGGGTGTGTAGGCATCTATCACTAGGGGGTGATAGATGCCTAGTTTTGGACCAGAATgtcccttttttaaattattagtaAAATGATTTGGTCCCAACCaggaaatataaattaaatttgacctctagtttgaaatgaatttcTGTGTCcactgttaattttttaaaattccttatACCCcaacccgcaccccccccctcccccgagtcCATGAACAGTTTTGacagccccccaacccccaaccgtCCAGTCCGCAATTGGTTCCAACAGCCCGACAtatctccccatctccccccaaGCCTATGTCTATGGCTGCAATAGCCTAGTTAATGGCCCTCAACATTGCATCTCGCGGTGCTTGCAACGAAAATAAATCTGACACGAGTGTGAACTAATAGCCTATACATCTCCATTGGCAAATATTCTCATgcctaaaaaaaatgtgttgagcCTGCAGAACAGCTGCACAACCACAAGGAAACGTTTGTGTGCAGTCTCAAGAGTTGGCATGCGCATGAGAACGTTTTCACTTGTCAGCTACAAGTTTCATAAATCTCAAACTGTGCGTCAGTTTTCACGTAAGCTCAAATCTATTGAATTTGGGCTCAAATCCATACATACaagcattttataaatgaggtcCCGGGAACCTAAGAAAGCTGTTAACTGTTGGAGATGTGAGAGTTCTTAAAACATTGGCAATAGTCGACTGCATTCCTGGTGCCAGTGCGATGGAGGCAAATTGGAAAGTGCAGGTTAAATCTCAACGTCAGCAATCCACGGTGGCACAAACGATGTTTGACAgtaattctaagtcagtgtgcAGCTCACCCATACCCGGTGCTTTTTATTCAGTAATATTGCTCATATTCTGAATTCTATAAAATGACACATCAGAGCAAAGGCCAGGCCACAGATATATTGTCCTGCATGCAAATATCTGCTAGTTTCATAAAACTGTAGACCAGGCTTCACCTTATTCAGTGTGTCTATTCCCCATaatcaaataaactaaatacTGTGGCATTTGCCATAACAAAGACATTGTTTCAAAACAGTACATTGTTGCTTCTTCCTGTAATAatattattctgaaatgtgGTATGCTAAATATTATATTCCTACACAAAATACTGATTACAATCTGGATGCATTATGTCTTACTGAATCATGGTTTAAAGTTGATGAGAATTTTGCTTTAAAAGAGTCCTCCCCTTCTAGTTACTACAAGGTCAACATTATATGTGATATGTTTGGGTCAGTTGCATCAGTTGTCAATTTCCTGCAAGCATGAACTTAAATGCTTTCAATAAACAGTTTGTCAAGtctacaatgttttttttgaatGCTTCTGATACTTGAACAGCCATCACACCAAAGCCCAAATAGCCCAAAATTCAGCCAACCTGAACTTGAGCTTGCTTGATTAAAATGTGGAATCAAAAGTTTTGAATCTGTATCTGGCAACTTCTCCTGTTCATGTTGCTTGCTAGCTGGCTATTAATAATAGCACTTGAATTCAGCATAACTCTGTACTGTTTCAACTAGcataatttttaattaactgcATCATATTACTTACCTTGCCAACTGAACTACAGCAGGGTAAGTCAGAGAGCCTATCAACTGAAATAACAAATTCATCAAAAGTTTCTATTAATATTCTTACAGACCATACCTCTGGAAAGTTCATTCGATCCCTGAGATAGTTTGATTTGTGCAGTTGTATGAGCtggctatctctctctcctttgtcaCAGCTACCTGGAATGCAATAAAATACAGCCCAAATGGGgatatttcattacattcataCCAAACCGTTACCAGGTCAGCTGATTGATTTTGGCTAATAGGATATTTTCTACAAAGCAGTTAAGCCATACTGACCAGTGCCAATTTGTAGGCCTTGTCACTCCATATACTTTATATAGGGgaagattatttatttactgaagatttgtctaaaaaaattaaacatcttTTCACAATCTAGTTTCAAACTACCATCATACCATTTGCCTTCAAAAGTATGATATTTCTCATTCACTTTAATGGAGAGCTTCGCTGTTTTGGACCATAGACGTATGTTTTGGACTCACAACATAGACAATAATTTATATATCCTCCTCAGTATGTAATAttattgtttgaaatatttcagttttaacatTTGTTGTCATCCATGGGCATCCATGGAATAAAACTGGTATTTTATTGAAGAACAGGAGGgtatgattacatatttaggcGTGTTTACCAATGTATGTTATAATGCTTTTGCATTATGTCATTTGTTCCTGTTCTAACATCTCTAATGGGATTCTAATGAAAAATGGtctcatttaaatgctttataatgggGGAaagcattttatacattttcggAGAGGTTTTGGATAGGTTTTTAGACCCCTACAGTACATGTAGGTATCCACCTGCCTATACTGAAGAAAGGATAGTATTTTCCACTTGGAAATGCTGAATTGAGTTGATTTGTAGCTTAATATATGcttattttataatgtatagCAAGGCACAATTTGGCTGTTTTGGATTGATTTGGAGATACCGAGAGACCCCAATGCACACTGCTCACATTTTGCTCAGTTGTTGCACACCTATGAGTCGCTGATCCAGGAAGTCTATAGTTTTACcctgttttacatttgtgaCTCTCAGTgttacattgcaaaataaagGAGAACgacttaagtttttttttttttttttgtttgcctagatttatttgcatttgtggcactacATTTgttcctaaattatgaaaataaactaaactattTTGGTATAGTGAATGGTACAGCTGCCCTGCTTCATTTAAAAGTCTCAATTTTCCAAGTCTCTATTATCTTCATATGTggagccttaaatagaacagccCCCTGAATgagcaaggattggccagatttggcatcttcACAAATGTATGTTCTTAGAAAGGGAGATATCTGAGGGCCCTTCTGAAAGGTTTTGATTGGCAGCTTTACATGCTTAAAAAAGCGCTTAACTGTTGGCATGTGTGGTGCTGTGGGGTGGCCTTCCCTCAAGTCATGCGTACCATTATTGGGCTCAGTTCACAAAGACAGTTCCGTTGATATTTACATCACCAAATCAACCATGTCATGGCATGCtatttgaataaaaactaaaaaaaagtcatgatgtttctgatatttttattcagtgcaAACAAAGTCTTTCATGATGCCATTCATATTATATGAATTTTCAAGAGTCTTTGTTGATGAGGTTCATCTTGTTTATTCAGCTGCTTCCTTGCCCTTtaaaaaacagagaggaaaatatcaataaatgagGTACATTGCAAACATATATTTATCTGATATCGTAAGTGTAACAAGTTCACCTGAGATGGatttaaataacaaactaaCTCACTTTGCCACTGTCACGGCTCTTGGCTCTCATCTTGTTGACCTGAGATTCAGCAATGTCAGCACGCTCTTCAGCTTCTTCCAGCTCATGCTGGACCTTCCTCAACTTGGACAGGTGGGTATTGGCTTGTTCTTCCTGCAAGGGAATCagacattttttcattgttttaaaactgaaatttgtTCTCTTCCCTCAACTGACTGAAGATTAGTTATTGTACAGCCTGAAGTTTCTTTTCAAAAGCAGTTGGTCATGAAAATGAGACTCACCGATTCCTCAGACTGTCTCTTGTAGGACTTGACTTTCAGCTGAAGTTTGTCCACCAGATCCTGCAGCCTGGCAACATTCTTCTTGTCTTCCTCAGTCTAAAAACAGtaaaagaagtttttttttattatcctgTCAGACCAACAACTGGACAATCCTTCACTGCTACAAAAGGAAACTTTTTCATACCTGGTAGGTGAGCTCCTTGACTCTCCTCTCATATTTACGGACACCTTTAACAGCATCGGCACCACGTTTCTGCTCATTTTCAACCTCAGCCTCCAGCTCACGAACCTTTAAATGAGAATTACATTTTACTGAGTCGATGTCATTACAGAAGCACTTGGGATACATGTTTTACACAAAGAAAGCTTCATCCTATATTGTCTCAGAACAATTGATAGTTTACCCTTGATTCCAGTTTCTGGAGCTGCTTCTTCCCACCCTTCATGGCCAGGTTCTCTGCCTCATCAAGACGGTGCTGCAGGTCCTTGACAGTGACCTCCAGGTTCTTCTTCATCCTCTCCAGGTGAGCGCTGGTGTCCTGCTCCTTCTTCAGCTCCTCCGCCATCATGGCAGCCTAGGATGTTCCAGGGagttacatttaaattacatttagacAGGTAGCAGATGCTCTAATCCAGAGTGCTTACAAAATTGTAGGCAAAGAATAACTAAAACTGAATGTAATTTTACTCAGGAATGATGGTTTGCTATGTGTACATGTCTTCAATGAAGTCGTGAACACTTAAACATACAACATAAAGTTAAGTGTCATAGTTTGTTAAAGAGAGAATGTAGTGGGAATGGGAATGCAGTGTTTCAAGAAGCAAATGGCTTTCAGGATATATTACTTGTAGCATCGTCAGGGGTACTGAAGCCATAAGAAAATGTCAGCACTCAGAATTAGGTGTGCTGAGATACAAATCAAACAGTTGTGCTTTTGgtagaaaatgcagaaaattatGTTGCCCTGATTGGTGCTCATAGGCTGGAGTGGTCTGGCAGGAGTTCACAGCTTGATTATAGATTGCAGGCGGGGATGTCTTCGCTGTTGCTGCACCACACGCCAGAACTaacactgtatatattttttgggcCCCACTGACAGCCAGCAGAGGCAGATGATGTGTGTCTTAGCCAATAATAGATGATGTGAGTTAACTGGCTATCAATAAATTGAGAAAAACTCAGTCAGACTGCGGATCCATTTCATTGCCTTTACTATATTGTGTGCTGTGACTCACGTCAGTGATGGCTTTCTTGGCCTTCTCCTCTGCATTCCTTGCTTCCTGGAGGGTGTCGTCCANNNNNNNNNNNNNNNNNNNNNNNNNNNNNNNNNNNNNNNNNNNNNNNNNNNNNNNNNNNNNNNNNNNNNNNNNNNNNNNNNNNNNNNNNNNNNNNNNNNACAGTTTGTTCTTGAAAGTTGTGTCTGAAGCCTTGGGGAACATACACTCCTCTTCAAGGATGGAGAAGATGCCCATTGGCTGTTAAAATAGAATAAAGTCATGAACATGTGAACAAAATGCACATCAGAATATAGCTTTTTTTCTGGTTTCAGTCAGCAACCTTTCCTCACCTTCTCGATGAGCTCAATGCAGGCAGCCAAATCCATACCAAAGTCAATGAACTCCCACTCAATTCCCTCTTTCTTGTACTCCTCTTGTTCCAGCACAAACATGTGGTGGTTGAAGAACTGTTGCAGTTTCTCATTGGTGAAGTTGATGCACAGCTGTTCCATGCTGTTGAACTTTGAGTGAAAATAATGATGCAAGTCAGCACTAATTACATTGCATGTTAAAGgaaatcatttttgcatttttatgactTATTACTTACATCAAAAATTTCAAAGCCAGCAATATCCAGCACACCGATGAAGAACTGTCTGGACTGCTTTGTGTCCAACATCTGGTTGATGCGGATGACCATCCACAAGAACATTCTCTCATAGATAGATTTGGCCAGAGCCATTACTGAATTGTTGACCTGTAAAAGTAATACAAACACTATAAGAATAACTTCTGTGCTCAAAGGATGTTGAAGCAATTCAGCAGTTCCTTATTTATGAAAATgggatttttaaatttgtatagTAAATGCAAGTAAACTGAAGAACACGTGTCTTGAAGTGTAAATACTCTACCTGTGGTACAGTCTGCCCCTTGGTGACAAACTCATTTCCGACCTTCACTCTGGGATAGCACAGAGCCTTAAGCATATCAGCTGAGTTCAAGCCCAGGAGATAAGCAATTTTGTCAGCCTCTGGAAATAGAATGCATGAATATAAATCAATATTTCTGCATCATAAATGTATTcagtttgttgtgtttgtgaagggaaACTCAGATGGGGTGAATACAATTGgggtgaatactttctgaatttcatgaatttgaatttttatcattttgtagCCTTGTTTCTTATTTAAGACTTGAGTTTGCTCCTTGTATTAGAGTTAGCTGGCAAATCATTTTAGCCAACAACTATCAATGAGAATTTAGCCTCTCCAGTTCACCTAAACTGCATGtcattggactgtgggaggaaaccggataCCCGGAGGAAGCCCATGCAGACacatcacacagaaaggccctggccgGGATTTGAACCGACAACTTGCTTCGAAGGTACCAGGGATGGTAGATTATAAACCAAAGCCCACGGCATTCAAAGGGCCCGAAAGCTCCCAGGCACCCTACATGACTTCTACTGTCATTTTGATGGATCATCAGGTAGTTAAATGGGTGGGGACAGCAGTGACAGATCCCCTGAACCCCCATTTTTTATCATACCGCTGCATGAGCTCAGGAACCTTCTTTGAAGCCGGCCCTGAGCCTCTGTGCACCTGCTCTCTTCAAGGTCTGCTAATGAACTTGCCTCTGTGCTTACAGTCATTTTTAACTGGTCTCTTAGACTTTGTGAGGTACCAGCCTGGTATAAATCTGCTGTGCCTTAGAAACCATTCAGCAGTGTCAGCTGCTGAATGATTACAGGCCTGTTGCCTTGACCTCTGTGAATGAGACGCTATATGTCTCTGTATTCATTGCTTCCTACAGCACCTAGAGGTTCATTGCACCTATGCTCGGATACTATTCGATGATTACAGCTCTGTTTTTAATTCCACCTTGCTCACAGTGCTATATGACAGGCTATTACAATTCAGTGTCAAGCAGTCCTTGTGTCCCTGTGCTATTGATTTTTTGCAATGCAGAACACAGAATCTGTTGTTAGAATTAACAACAGATTATCCAAGCCTGTGACTTTAAGGACCAGGGCCCCACAAAGGTGTGCACTGTCTACTGTATTCTCTACTCAACTATATTCACTGTACACTCTGAATGTGTGAAGTTTAAGTTTCATGATGACAAACAATGATGGATGGATATCAAATGATGAATTTAACTGCAGTAGGTGTAATACGCAGATAAGTCTTGCCAAGCAGAATATAGACTCACCCTCTGTGCCATCAGGTTCAGCCTGCTCCTCACGCTGCTTCTGTTTGAACTTCATGTTACCATGGTGAATCACAGCACCAGTCAGCTTGTAGATGCCCATTTTCTCATCATTGGTGAAGCCCAAGATGTCGATGGCAGTCTAGATGACCAAGATGGAGGTTTACATTAGAGAGAAAAAGCGAATACTAATTATCAGCTTTAGTCACTGGAGGATCTGTGAATCACTCACATCTGTGGCCACCAGCTCCTCCTTGTCATCAATGCTGGCCACTGTGATCTGGCCCTGGCTGATCATGGGGAAATCGTAGGGGTTGGTTGTGATGAGCGTCATTTCTGTTAAAAACCAAATGTTGATTGAGATCAGTCAGACATTTCCCCATGTTTTCCcctcatattattttataaagttTCATGTAGGCAATCTCACCAATCAGCTCAGGTTTGTGGTTGGTCATCATCTGGTAAAAGATGTGGTAGCCTCTCTCATCTGGAAGCTGGAATGTTACTCTGGACTTCTCCAGCAGATCTGTccaagaaattttaaaaaaatcatatcaaATGAACATTCCCAAAGAAATAACCTATGCATGTTAATATtaactgatattttatttttttattttttattttttttaactcacaAGTCTCAATGTCAGCACTGGCCAGTTTTCCAGATGTGCCAAAATGAA is a window from the Anguilla rostrata isolate EN2019 chromosome 14, ASM1855537v3, whole genome shotgun sequence genome containing:
- the LOC135239857 gene encoding myosin-2-like; the encoded protein is MSTDAEMAVYGKAAIYLRKPEKERIEAQSKPFDAKTACYVADTKELYLKGTILSKEGGKVTVKVTDTQATVTVKEDDVTPMNPPKFDKIEDMAMMTHLNEASVLYNLKERYAAWMIYTYSGLFCATVNPYKWLPVYDQEVVAAYRGKKRMEAPPHIFSVSDNAYQFMLTDRENQSVLITGESGAGKTVNTKRVIQYFATIAVAGDKKKEAANKMQGSLEDQIIAANPLLEAYGNAKTVRNDNSSRFGKFIRIHFGTSGKLASADIETYLLEKSRVTFQLPDERGYHIFYQMMTNHKPELIEMTLITTNPYDFPMISQGQITVASIDDKEELVATDTAIDILGFTNDEKMGIYKLTGAVIHHGNMKFKQKQREEQAEPDGTEEADKIAYLLGLNSADMLKALCYPRVKVGNEFVTKGQTVPQVNNSVMALAKSIYERMFLWMVIRINQMLDTKQSRQFFIGVLDIAGFEIFDFNSMEQLCINFTNEKLQQFFNHHMFVLEQEEYKKEGIEWEFIDFGMDLAACIELIEKPMGIFSILEEECMFPKASDTTFKNKL